Genomic window (Argonema galeatum A003/A1):
ATTTCGGATCTTGATGTGGTGGTGATTCCGGGTGGTTTCAGCTACGGGGATTATTTGCGCTGCGGTGCGATCGCACGTTTCTCTCCGGTAATGAAAGCTACTGTGGAACACGCAAACAAAGGTAAGTTGGTTTTGGGGATTTGCAATGGTTTTCAGGTGCTAACGGAGGCGGGTTTGTTACCTGGGGCGTTGGTGCGGAATCGGGATTTGCATTTTGTTTGCGATCGCATTCCCCTGCGCGTAGAACGGACTGATCTGCCTTGGACGCAATCATATCAAAAAGGGGAAGTGATTACTTTGCCGATCGCCCACGGCGAGGGTAATTACTACGCCGATGCCGATACTTTGGCAGAGTTGGAAGATAGCGATCGAGTGCTGTTCCGCTACCAAGGCGAAAATCCCAACGGTTCGTTAAATAATATTGCAGGTATTTGCAATATTAAAGGAAATGTGCTAGGGATGATGCCGCATCCTGAGAGGGCGTCCGATGCAATGTTGGGCAGTACAGATGGGCTAAAGTTGTTTGAAGGATTGTTGAAAGTAGCGGTAGCGGCGATGGTTTAAAAGAAACCCGGTTTCTTAAAGAAACCGGGTTTCTAAATTTTGATATAGCAACCGCCAAGGCGGTTAAGACATTCTGTTCTGAATTCCTGAAACGTTGGCGGATTCTAAACCCTTCTTCCCCTAGCCCCTAGCCCCTAGCCCCTAGTCCCTAGTCCCTAGCTATATTAGTTACCCGGCTTCAAACTTTGCACTTCTTCCAAGCTAAGTCCAGTTGTTTGACTAATAGTTTCTTCGTTTAATCCTATATCAAAAAGTCGCTTGGCGATTTCAGCAGCATTTTGTTTCACGGCCTTTTTTACTGCATTACGCTGATCTTGAATAAAGATTTCCCGCTTTTGTAAATCTTCCAATTCTTCACGATTCAAGTTAGCTTGATTGGCAATTTCAAAAGCCTTATGAATTTCCGGCACTTCCCCCATCGTTTCCGGTACTGTTTGCAAACTTCTAGCACTTTTGAGAAAATAGATCCACTTATCCGTAAGTGTCTCTAAATCATCTAGTTCTTTGTTAAATTTGGGTAATTCCACAAACACTAATTCAATATCATAAATCAGATAATCAACTAGGTAATCTTGTTCTTTCAGGACAAAGCGCGAAATTACTTTATCCAAATTGGGAAACATTTCAAAATCTGTTATTGTTAAGGCAATCACTGGATTCAACAGGGTATAATCTTCCCCTGAATCCAATTGAATCGAATATGCTTTCGCAGCATTATATAAAATTCGCTTCTCAAAACCTTCAATATTTAAAACTTGCATCTCGATAATCACGGTTTTATCACCAGTGATTTTAGCTTTGACATCCAGGTAAGTATCTTTGATTCCTCTGATCTTAGGTGCTAAATAAGGATTGAGGATTTCTAAATCTTCGATAGTGGGATTGCCATCATAAAGAATGGCGTTTAAGAAACTGATCAGGATATCTTTGCTTTGTTCGGAACCAAAAATTTTCTTGAAGGCAAAATCTGTTTT
Coding sequences:
- a CDS encoding Rpn family recombination-promoting nuclease/putative transposase, whose translation is MIFINPKTDFAFKKIFGSEQSKDILISFLNAILYDGNPTIEDLEILNPYLAPKIRGIKDTYLDVKAKITGDKTVIIEMQVLNIEGFEKRILYNAAKAYSIQLDSGEDYTLLNPVIALTITDFEMFPNLDKVISRFVLKEQDYLVDYLIYDIELVFVELPKFNKELDDLETLTDKWIYFLKSARSLQTVPETMGEVPEIHKAFEIANQANLNREELEDLQKREIFIQDQRNAVKKAVKQNAAEIAKRLFDIGLNEETISQTTGLSLEEVQSLKPGN
- the purQ gene encoding phosphoribosylformylglycinamidine synthase subunit PurQ, which codes for MKFGVLVFPGSNCDRDVAYVTRDILKQPTRMVWHEETDISDLDVVVIPGGFSYGDYLRCGAIARFSPVMKATVEHANKGKLVLGICNGFQVLTEAGLLPGALVRNRDLHFVCDRIPLRVERTDLPWTQSYQKGEVITLPIAHGEGNYYADADTLAELEDSDRVLFRYQGENPNGSLNNIAGICNIKGNVLGMMPHPERASDAMLGSTDGLKLFEGLLKVAVAAMV